In Candidatus Cohnella colombiensis, one DNA window encodes the following:
- the nusB gene encoding transcription antitermination factor NusB, producing MKRRLAREIAVQSLYQLEMNEVTGDEAINILMEEARQDNEIGTEVKELPVIDTYTRELVSGVKENQEAIDQKLVGYLTGWNVDRLSRVDRQILRLATYELLFCPDVPSKVVINEAIELAKHFGLEENGKFVNGVLGRMVREHEQLGLQGEKPE from the coding sequence ATGAAACGCAGACTTGCGAGAGAAATTGCGGTACAAAGCTTGTACCAGTTGGAAATGAACGAAGTAACCGGTGATGAAGCGATCAATATTTTGATGGAAGAAGCAAGACAGGATAATGAGATCGGTACCGAAGTGAAGGAACTACCGGTAATTGATACGTATACTCGTGAATTAGTTTCCGGTGTCAAAGAGAATCAAGAAGCAATAGACCAAAAGCTAGTCGGTTACTTAACGGGATGGAACGTGGATCGATTGTCTCGTGTGGACCGGCAAATTTTGCGTCTTGCGACTTATGAATTGTTATTTTGCCCAGATGTTCCTTCTAAAGTTGTTATTAACGAAGCGATCGAATTGGCGAAGCATTTCGGCTTAGAGGAAAATGGCAAATTCGTCAACGGTGTACTGGGCCGTATGGTGCGAGAACACGAACAATTAGGCTTGCAGGGGGAGAAACCGGAATGA
- the spoIIIAC gene encoding stage III sporulation protein AC, with amino-acid sequence MSIDISTIFQIAGIGIIVAMIHTVLKQMGKEDMAHWVTVIGFVVVLFMVVRLLNELFQEIKTIFLFQ; translated from the coding sequence ATGAGCATCGACATTAGCACCATCTTCCAAATTGCGGGCATCGGAATTATCGTGGCGATGATCCATACGGTGCTTAAGCAGATGGGGAAGGAAGATATGGCGCATTGGGTCACCGTGATCGGATTTGTCGTCGTATTATTCATGGTCGTTCGTCTACTTAATGAATTGTTTCAGGAGATCAAGACGATCTTCCTGTTCCAGTAG
- a CDS encoding YqhV family protein codes for MDKAAFSMALIRILSGCLEVTAAIIMIKLNDVQKALVVNSMLAMMGPFILISTTTIGLVQLSDKLSPIRLIWILAGVCCLLIGILKK; via the coding sequence ATGGACAAGGCTGCTTTTAGTATGGCGTTAATTCGTATACTGTCTGGCTGCTTGGAAGTGACGGCGGCGATAATTATGATAAAGCTCAATGATGTCCAGAAGGCACTAGTCGTTAATTCGATGCTTGCTATGATGGGACCTTTTATATTGATATCGACTACGACAATCGGACTGGTACAACTATCGGACAAGCTTTCACCAATCCGACTAATATGGATTCTAGCAGGAGTATGCTGTCTATTAATCGGGATATTGAAAAAGTAA
- the spoIIIAA gene encoding stage III sporulation protein AA, translated as MASFPTSLRGVLEQIPKAAIDSLEEIRIRENRPLEISYGSRPAFVKLDGSLTEDYRVAYVPGRDECRAMLEKITNHSIYAVEEELRRGYITIAGGHRIGLAGRVVLEKGQVAHLRDIAGFNVRIARARPGFGAQVLPGLLDEREQTIGHTLIVSAPQQGKTTLIRDLARCISSGEWHHPAAALWRGRKVGIVDERSEIAACEKGIPSFDLGPRCDVLDACPKAEGMMMMVRSLSPEVIVVDEIGRAEDAIAINEAIHAGVKVLATAHAATLADVFARPVLAQLAAEGAFASYVLLTRRGGKVAHRVVSARQAMLEGASRSGFKTATTTRPRDAPEARGAEGAGHA; from the coding sequence ATGGCGTCTTTTCCAACGTCCTTGCGTGGTGTGTTGGAGCAAATTCCTAAAGCAGCGATAGATTCTTTAGAAGAAATTCGCATTCGGGAAAATAGGCCGCTAGAGATCAGTTACGGTAGTCGTCCTGCCTTTGTAAAACTCGATGGCTCTTTAACTGAGGACTATCGTGTAGCTTATGTTCCAGGCAGAGACGAATGTCGTGCGATGCTGGAGAAGATAACGAATCATTCCATTTATGCAGTAGAGGAAGAGTTGCGCAGGGGCTATATAACCATAGCAGGTGGACATCGAATCGGTCTCGCTGGAAGAGTTGTTTTGGAAAAAGGTCAAGTGGCTCATTTGAGAGATATTGCGGGTTTTAATGTTCGAATTGCTAGGGCCAGACCGGGATTCGGTGCTCAAGTGCTACCAGGCTTGCTAGATGAGAGGGAACAGACGATCGGTCATACATTAATTGTTTCTGCTCCTCAACAAGGCAAAACGACTTTAATCCGCGATTTGGCGAGATGCATTAGCTCAGGTGAATGGCATCATCCTGCAGCAGCGTTGTGGAGAGGACGTAAAGTGGGGATCGTGGATGAACGCTCAGAAATTGCCGCCTGTGAAAAGGGAATCCCGTCCTTCGATCTCGGCCCGCGCTGTGATGTACTCGATGCATGTCCGAAGGCTGAAGGGATGATGATGATGGTGCGATCGCTGTCACCTGAAGTTATCGTCGTAGATGAAATTGGACGTGCTGAAGATGCGATCGCCATAAACGAAGCGATTCATGCGGGGGTTAAAGTGCTGGCGACTGCTCATGCGGCGACTTTAGCAGACGTATTTGCAAGACCTGTGCTAGCTCAGCTTGCAGCGGAGGGTGCATTTGCATCCTATGTTCTGCTCACTCGCAGAGGTGGCAAAGTTGCTCATCGTGTTGTATCCGCTAGACAGGCCATGCTAGAGGGTGCAAGTCGGAGTGGATTCAAGACAGCCACGACGACAAGACCACGTGATGCACCCGAAGCGCGAGGAGCGGAGGGGGCAGGTCATGCTTAA
- a CDS encoding DUF2273 domain-containing protein has protein sequence MWKDWWAIYGGRCSGIAAGLFFGIIYLIVGFWDMLFCALLIGIGYWIGKQRDENRGPILPWDRLTEWVTDRWPWSR, from the coding sequence ATGTGGAAAGATTGGTGGGCGATTTACGGAGGAAGATGCTCTGGGATCGCAGCAGGTCTCTTCTTTGGTATTATCTATTTAATCGTTGGTTTTTGGGACATGTTATTTTGTGCTTTGTTGATTGGAATTGGATATTGGATAGGTAAGCAAAGAGACGAAAATCGGGGACCGATCCTTCCGTGGGACCGTTTGACGGAATGGGTAACGGACCGATGGCCATGGTCACGATAA
- a CDS encoding Asp23/Gls24 family envelope stress response protein — MIAPDFERTDMGKIEIAPEVIEVIAGLATVEVEGVAGMSGGLTSGIAEMLGRKNLSKGVKVEVGQREAAIDVSIIVQYGRRIPEISAEIQSNVKRSIETMTGLTVVEVNVHVHDVHFKSSDKPNEDESNGRVR; from the coding sequence ATGATCGCACCCGATTTTGAACGTACAGATATGGGGAAGATTGAGATTGCTCCAGAAGTCATTGAGGTTATTGCAGGACTGGCGACTGTCGAAGTAGAAGGCGTTGCGGGCATGAGCGGCGGGCTTACTTCGGGAATCGCAGAAATGCTTGGTCGCAAAAACTTGTCCAAAGGCGTAAAGGTCGAAGTAGGACAACGTGAAGCTGCAATTGATGTCTCGATTATTGTGCAATACGGACGTCGTATCCCTGAAATATCAGCAGAAATTCAAAGCAATGTTAAACGTAGCATCGAAACGATGACCGGATTAACAGTTGTTGAAGTTAATGTGCATGTTCATGATGTTCACTTCAAATCGAGCGATAAGCCGAATGAAGACGAATCTAATGGACGTGTTCGTTAA
- the accB gene encoding acetyl-CoA carboxylase biotin carboxyl carrier protein encodes MFKLSEIKELIKLVDQTSIHELEIENEGTRLAIRKPGRTEVVNVQTVPQPHTYVPVSPAAPQAVASVEAPVAEAKPAADTSNLLRIVSPMVGTFYRSPSPEAAVFVSVGDKVSDKTVVCILEAMKLMNPLEAEVKGEIVDILVENGQLVEFGQPLFLVKPE; translated from the coding sequence ATGTTTAAGCTAAGTGAAATTAAGGAATTAATTAAGTTAGTAGATCAGACTTCCATTCATGAGCTTGAGATTGAAAACGAAGGCACGCGCCTAGCGATTCGTAAACCTGGTCGCACAGAAGTTGTTAATGTGCAAACTGTTCCACAACCACATACATATGTTCCTGTATCACCTGCTGCACCACAAGCGGTTGCTTCAGTAGAAGCGCCTGTAGCCGAAGCAAAGCCTGCTGCAGATACTTCGAACCTATTGCGCATTGTGTCGCCAATGGTAGGAACATTTTACCGTTCTCCGTCTCCGGAAGCGGCTGTATTCGTGAGTGTTGGGGATAAAGTATCAGACAAAACAGTTGTATGTATTCTCGAAGCGATGAAGCTAATGAATCCTTTGGAAGCAGAAGTAAAAGGCGAGATCGTAGATATTCTCGTAGAGAATGGACAACTCGTTGAATTCGGCCAACCGCTCTTCTTAGTGAAGCCGGAATAA
- the spoIIIAD gene encoding stage III sporulation protein AD, giving the protein MDMMQIVGIGFLATILILVIREQKPMFAFLLALFVGIAIFLGLIGKISDVIHVLEELADRSGIPPVYLKTMLKIIGIAYIAEFGAQIVRDAGLESIAAKIEFAGKMLILVMAVPVISVIVETVLNLLPA; this is encoded by the coding sequence ATGGATATGATGCAGATTGTCGGAATTGGCTTTCTTGCAACGATATTGATCCTCGTCATTCGGGAACAGAAGCCGATGTTTGCTTTCTTGCTTGCACTATTTGTAGGTATTGCGATTTTCCTTGGACTCATCGGGAAAATTAGCGATGTGATACATGTGCTAGAGGAATTGGCAGATCGCTCAGGTATTCCGCCCGTCTATCTGAAGACGATGTTGAAAATTATCGGCATTGCCTACATTGCTGAGTTCGGAGCGCAAATCGTAAGAGACGCTGGTCTTGAAAGCATCGCTGCCAAAATCGAGTTTGCTGGTAAAATGCTTATTCTGGTTATGGCGGTACCCGTCATTAGCGTCATCGTCGAAACGGTGTTGAATTTGCTACCGGCTTGA
- the spoIIIAG gene encoding stage III sporulation protein AG — translation MAKWLQKMESFIGGGSGGVRRVRVFRLLILIGLIGAAMLLIASLLNVKTVDPSQSPSLSSPYDQDVPEQEAFIGGGDNKNDPFAEIESQMETRLKDILESIVGVGTTQVMVTVESTEETVVQLNEKKVQQLTQESDRNGASRHITDITNDGQVVLYEVSGNQTPIVVKKLKPKVRGVLIVAKGAENATVHKLIAEAVSRGLDVPLHKISVVPRKT, via the coding sequence ATGGCAAAGTGGCTGCAAAAAATGGAATCTTTCATCGGAGGAGGCTCTGGAGGTGTTCGTCGCGTTAGAGTGTTCCGTCTCCTCATCTTAATCGGATTGATAGGTGCTGCAATGCTGCTTATTGCCTCCCTCTTGAATGTGAAGACAGTGGACCCATCGCAATCTCCGAGCTTGTCATCTCCTTATGACCAGGACGTTCCTGAGCAGGAGGCGTTCATCGGAGGTGGCGACAATAAGAATGATCCCTTCGCTGAAATCGAGTCTCAGATGGAAACACGACTAAAGGATATTCTTGAATCTATCGTTGGTGTTGGCACAACTCAAGTAATGGTAACAGTGGAATCCACAGAGGAAACCGTTGTGCAGTTGAATGAGAAAAAGGTGCAACAACTCACGCAGGAGTCGGATCGCAATGGTGCGAGTAGACACATAACAGATATCACGAATGATGGTCAGGTCGTCCTATACGAAGTGTCAGGCAATCAGACACCGATCGTTGTAAAGAAGCTGAAGCCTAAAGTTCGCGGTGTGCTCATCGTTGCGAAAGGCGCAGAGAATGCAACGGTCCACAAGCTGATCGCGGAAGCTGTATCTCGAGGGTTGGACGTTCCATTGCACAAAATTTCAGTCGTTCCACGTAAAACTTAA
- a CDS encoding SpoIIIAH-like family protein — MNNKRQTIWLVSMLSLMVILSAYYLFTEEVTPTDQATNITDQTKSVTIQDDGIVVTDLNDQGDNTTTSSGMSQEDEAVLQEYSNLKGVQLLSSIQLTKRENIDKQYTELNAIIADTKNHSQEEASDAATKLSLLDDADERMTSLEEKLLVDFDNAVVTEENTNYKVILLSDKIDRKQAVTIVDLAMKELQTTPDRISIQIVQ, encoded by the coding sequence ATGAACAACAAACGCCAAACGATCTGGCTCGTATCGATGTTAAGCTTGATGGTTATTTTATCCGCATACTACCTATTTACTGAAGAAGTTACCCCGACGGATCAAGCTACGAATATTACCGATCAAACCAAATCTGTAACGATTCAAGATGATGGAATCGTCGTCACAGACTTGAATGATCAAGGGGATAATACGACAACTTCATCAGGTATGTCGCAAGAAGATGAAGCAGTGTTACAGGAATATAGCAACTTGAAGGGTGTACAATTGCTCAGCTCAATACAACTAACGAAGCGTGAAAATATCGATAAGCAGTACACCGAATTAAATGCAATAATTGCAGATACGAAAAATCATTCCCAAGAGGAAGCAAGCGATGCTGCAACTAAGCTATCCTTGCTGGATGATGCAGATGAGCGCATGACAAGCTTAGAAGAAAAACTGCTTGTTGATTTCGATAATGCTGTGGTAACAGAAGAAAATACGAACTACAAAGTTATTTTGCTGAGTGATAAAATCGATCGTAAACAAGCAGTGACGATCGTTGATCTCGCGATGAAAGAACTGCAAACGACACCGGATCGGATCAGCATCCAGATTGTACAATAA
- the spoIIIAB gene encoding stage III sporulation protein SpoIIIAB yields MLKFAGVILILFAGTMIGMLQAARFAARPRQIRHLLHALQRLETEISYGQTPLPEALLTIATLVPKPLAGIFEEIANSLRNQAADTGETVRQCWERTIESRWHGTAMKQVEKEAFLRLGATLGSSGRDDQLKHIRLTMVQLQTEEATAREDQMRYEKLSRTLGALAAALVVILMV; encoded by the coding sequence ATGCTTAAGTTTGCTGGTGTCATATTGATTCTTTTTGCAGGCACGATGATCGGAATGCTGCAAGCGGCGAGATTTGCTGCAAGACCAAGACAAATCCGCCATTTACTCCACGCCTTACAGCGTCTAGAAACGGAAATCAGCTATGGTCAAACTCCACTTCCAGAAGCGTTGCTCACAATCGCCACATTGGTTCCAAAGCCACTAGCTGGTATTTTTGAAGAAATTGCAAATTCTCTTCGAAATCAAGCGGCGGATACCGGTGAGACAGTACGCCAGTGCTGGGAACGGACGATAGAAAGCAGGTGGCATGGTACTGCGATGAAGCAAGTGGAGAAGGAAGCTTTTCTTCGTTTAGGTGCTACACTCGGCAGCAGTGGGAGAGACGATCAGCTGAAACATATCCGACTGACGATGGTACAACTTCAAACGGAAGAAGCGACAGCTAGAGAAGATCAAATGCGCTATGAAAAGCTAAGTCGCACATTAGGGGCGCTTGCTGCAGCTTTAGTCGTTATTTTGATGGTGTAG
- the folD gene encoding bifunctional methylenetetrahydrofolate dehydrogenase/methenyltetrahydrofolate cyclohydrolase FolD, with protein sequence MSAQLIKGKQISDTIREEMRHEVEQLKAKGVIPGLVVILVGEDAASQVYVRNKAKACEDLGYYSEVVRLPADTTQTDLLALIEKYNQQTNIHGILVQLPLPKHIEEKPVIDAISVHKDVDGFHPISVGNLMIGDDALLPCTPSGVIELLKRTGNSPAGKHAVVIGRSNIVGKPVSMLLLRENATVTICHSRTPNLAEVARQADILVVAVGVAKLVKEEWVKPGAVVIDVGMNRLPDGKLCGDVDFDDVVGTAGWLTPVPGGVGPMTITMLMANTLQSAKRAHGIV encoded by the coding sequence ATGAGCGCTCAATTGATCAAAGGTAAACAAATTTCTGATACCATTCGTGAAGAAATGCGTCATGAGGTGGAGCAGCTTAAAGCAAAAGGCGTAATCCCTGGCTTAGTCGTTATACTCGTTGGAGAGGATGCGGCTTCGCAGGTGTATGTTCGGAACAAGGCAAAGGCATGCGAGGATTTAGGCTATTATTCTGAAGTCGTTCGTCTACCTGCAGACACGACACAGACTGACTTGCTTGCATTGATCGAAAAATATAATCAACAAACGAATATTCACGGTATACTCGTGCAATTGCCGTTGCCAAAGCATATTGAGGAAAAGCCTGTTATTGATGCGATCTCCGTACATAAAGACGTAGATGGTTTTCACCCGATCAGTGTTGGCAATTTGATGATCGGAGATGATGCATTATTGCCATGCACACCTTCTGGTGTCATTGAATTGCTCAAGCGTACAGGCAATTCACCTGCTGGAAAGCATGCGGTCGTAATCGGAAGAAGCAACATTGTCGGTAAACCCGTTTCCATGCTTCTGCTTCGTGAAAATGCAACCGTAACGATCTGCCATTCACGGACACCTAATCTTGCTGAAGTGGCTCGTCAAGCGGATATTCTCGTCGTGGCTGTTGGCGTTGCCAAGCTTGTAAAGGAAGAATGGGTGAAACCCGGAGCAGTTGTTATTGATGTAGGAATGAATCGGTTGCCAGATGGCAAGCTGTGTGGAGACGTTGATTTCGACGATGTGGTGGGTACAGCAGGATGGCTGACACCGGTGCCGGGAGGCGTGGGTCCGATGACGATTACGATGTTGATGGCGAACACGCTTCAATCAGCTAAGCGAGCGCATGGAATCGTTTAA
- the spoIIIAE gene encoding stage III sporulation protein AE, with translation MRPTIGIVLGMIVLVMLICGWVQPAQANTPSEPTIQADMPASLAQQQSDDLDLEQIQSFWNDLRSKYGGYFPDGKLPELKQLMFPSGGSWNTGQVISGLAKFLLHEVLYSGKLLVTIVLLTVFTMILETMQNAFERNAVSKVAYAIAYMVLIILAVNSFRTATDFAGSAINSMVQFMLATVPLLLTLLAGTGGVVSAAVLHPLIVFMIHTVGTFIHLVVFPLLFFSAILHLVSSITDRYKVTQLANLLRNIAMGVLGFLLTVFLGVLSVQGATGAITDGVTLRTAKFVTGNFVPVVGRMFTDAVDTVMSASMLVKNAVGIAGVVILLFLCAFPALKILTLALIYKLAGAVMQPLGDTPIVNCLQTIGKTLIYVFAALATIGLMFFLAVTIILTAGNAALMMR, from the coding sequence ATCAGGCCAACAATCGGAATCGTACTTGGGATGATTGTACTTGTCATGTTGATATGCGGATGGGTACAGCCTGCTCAAGCGAATACGCCAAGCGAACCAACAATACAAGCTGATATGCCAGCTAGTCTAGCACAGCAACAAAGCGATGATCTAGATCTAGAGCAGATTCAAAGTTTTTGGAACGATTTGCGGAGCAAATATGGTGGCTATTTTCCAGATGGTAAGCTTCCAGAGTTAAAGCAGCTCATGTTTCCCTCAGGTGGAAGCTGGAATACGGGACAGGTCATCTCCGGTCTTGCAAAATTTTTATTGCATGAAGTGCTATACAGCGGGAAGTTGCTCGTTACTATCGTGCTTCTCACGGTTTTTACAATGATTTTGGAAACGATGCAAAATGCTTTTGAACGCAACGCAGTTAGTAAGGTTGCCTATGCGATCGCCTATATGGTGTTAATTATTTTGGCGGTCAATAGCTTCCGAACTGCGACGGACTTTGCGGGTAGCGCCATCAACAGCATGGTTCAGTTCATGCTTGCGACTGTCCCACTGCTGCTTACACTTCTAGCTGGAACAGGAGGGGTCGTATCCGCAGCGGTGCTACATCCACTCATCGTGTTTATGATTCATACGGTAGGAACCTTTATCCATCTGGTCGTATTTCCACTGTTATTTTTCTCCGCGATCTTGCATTTAGTAAGTTCAATCACAGATCGGTACAAGGTGACACAGCTAGCCAATTTATTGCGCAACATTGCGATGGGCGTGCTTGGATTTCTTTTGACGGTGTTTCTTGGTGTACTGTCGGTTCAAGGGGCGACTGGTGCAATTACGGATGGCGTCACATTGCGCACGGCCAAATTCGTCACAGGCAACTTTGTTCCTGTTGTCGGTCGTATGTTCACGGATGCAGTGGATACGGTGATGTCGGCTAGTATGCTAGTGAAAAATGCAGTCGGAATCGCAGGTGTCGTTATATTACTGTTTCTATGTGCGTTCCCTGCTTTGAAAATCCTTACACTAGCGCTGATCTATAAATTAGCAGGCGCGGTCATGCAACCTCTTGGCGATACGCCCATTGTGAACTGCTTGCAAACGATCGGGAAGACACTTATCTATGTGTTCGCGGCCTTAGCAACGATAGGTCTCATGTTCTTCCTTGCAGTTACGATTATATTAACTGCGGGTAATGCCGCGTTAATGATGCGCTAG
- the spoIIIAF gene encoding stage III sporulation protein AF — MDGLVGWLRQIIAVVLLASIVDLLLPNRTMQKYVRLVAGLFILLTVATPVLNWLKGDFTSEISSSLAIVEKSPESAKLQLAKIEADAQKLREKQTTRANELVSERLASSIRQEVERSEGRSVRNVEVNLQQLDDGNWDVANVNVVLESQITEPDRTSQQTGKLSTIQEVEPIAAVDVRIHVDVWPKDHDQNESENVIQSDRQTPTATVTAPTGSAVTTMTEVDNDTQQRITALIASRYGIPTRSIQVTQIAANGTSVER; from the coding sequence ATGGATGGACTTGTCGGCTGGTTACGCCAAATTATTGCAGTCGTATTGCTTGCATCCATTGTCGACTTGCTGCTACCTAACCGCACCATGCAAAAATATGTGCGTCTCGTCGCAGGATTGTTCATTCTTCTGACTGTAGCCACTCCTGTACTGAATTGGTTGAAAGGTGACTTCACAAGCGAGATTTCATCCAGCTTAGCGATCGTGGAGAAATCACCGGAAAGTGCTAAGTTACAACTTGCCAAGATTGAAGCAGATGCGCAGAAGCTGCGCGAGAAGCAAACGACGCGAGCGAATGAGCTTGTATCCGAGCGACTCGCTTCCTCGATCCGACAGGAGGTGGAGCGAAGTGAGGGGCGATCCGTTCGCAACGTGGAAGTGAATCTACAGCAGCTTGATGATGGAAATTGGGATGTCGCAAATGTGAACGTCGTATTAGAATCTCAAATCACAGAGCCTGATCGAACTTCACAACAAACGGGAAAGCTTTCGACCATCCAAGAAGTTGAGCCGATTGCAGCGGTTGATGTTCGAATTCATGTGGATGTTTGGCCAAAGGATCATGACCAGAACGAAAGCGAGAACGTGATTCAAAGTGACAGACAGACTCCAACTGCAACAGTCACAGCTCCTACGGGTTCAGCGGTAACGACAATGACCGAGGTCGACAACGACACACAACAAAGAATTACTGCACTGATTGCTAGCAGATATGGCATCCCCACTCGATCGATACAAGTTACACAGATTGCAGCGAATGGAACATCTGTTGAGCGATGA
- the amaP gene encoding alkaline shock response membrane anchor protein AmaP: MIRILDKLLLFLYSIIIGFAAIIVIVAACRGFYVSGLKQWIDNITGESFAAQTTTIIVASIILLISVRFFVVSISRGGNHAPSINQRTEHGDIRISVETVENLALKAASRTRGVKDLKARVRVAESGLQIMIRAFVDGESSIPTLSEEMQRTVSEQVEEFTGIPVSEVSVFIANVVQDQPTFKSRVE; encoded by the coding sequence TTGATCAGAATTTTGGACAAGCTACTCTTATTTTTGTACAGCATTATCATTGGCTTCGCTGCGATTATTGTCATCGTTGCTGCTTGTCGCGGGTTTTATGTTAGCGGCTTGAAACAATGGATTGATAATATTACAGGTGAATCTTTCGCTGCACAAACTACGACAATTATAGTTGCTTCAATTATTTTATTGATCAGTGTACGATTCTTTGTCGTATCGATTAGTCGTGGTGGCAATCATGCACCATCCATTAATCAACGTACAGAGCATGGCGATATTCGAATTTCAGTAGAGACGGTAGAAAATCTTGCGCTGAAGGCTGCTTCACGCACACGAGGTGTGAAGGATTTGAAGGCGCGGGTTCGCGTCGCTGAATCAGGGCTGCAAATTATGATTCGTGCGTTCGTGGATGGCGAAAGCTCCATTCCAACCTTGTCCGAGGAAATGCAACGAACGGTTTCTGAACAAGTAGAAGAATTCACAGGCATTCCTGTGTCAGAAGTGTCGGTCTTTATCGCCAATGTGGTGCAAGATCAGCCTACGTTCAAGAGCCGTGTAGAATAG
- the accC gene encoding acetyl-CoA carboxylase biotin carboxylase subunit, with amino-acid sequence MKFHKILVANRGEIAVRIIRACRELGITAVAVYSEADRESLHVRLADEAYCIGPTASKDSYLNLTNMMSVATLTDCDAIHPGYGFLSENADFAEICETCNIAFIGPSAEAISRMGDKSVAKQTMKDADVPVIPGSDGLVEDLDEAIRVAREIGYPVIIKATAGGGGRGIRLAENEEMLVREITTAQQEAQKAFGNAGVYLEKYLTGMKHVEIQIIADQHGNVAHLGERDCSVQRRRQKLIEEAPCPVMTPELRERMGQASVRAAKAVNYSGAGTIEYLLGPDGQFYFMEMNTRIQVEHPVTEMITGIDLIKEMIAIAEGAPLSFKQEDVKLNGWAIECRINAEDSERNFMPSPGRIGFYLPPGGPGVRVDSGAYSQYMISPHYDSMIAKLIVWAPTRDEAIARTRRALSEYMIEGIKTTIPFHQKLLNHPIFNKGTFDIMFLENYDINGVQEKVGNEVFEI; translated from the coding sequence TTGAAATTTCATAAGATATTGGTCGCGAATCGCGGAGAAATCGCGGTGCGAATTATCCGTGCATGCCGGGAATTAGGCATTACAGCCGTAGCTGTATATTCGGAAGCGGATCGTGAATCGCTTCATGTTCGACTTGCCGATGAAGCCTATTGTATTGGACCTACTGCATCAAAAGACAGCTATCTTAACTTAACGAATATGATGAGCGTTGCAACGTTAACTGATTGCGATGCCATTCACCCTGGATATGGTTTTCTATCCGAAAATGCTGACTTCGCAGAAATATGCGAGACGTGTAACATTGCATTTATTGGACCTTCGGCTGAAGCTATTAGCCGAATGGGAGATAAATCTGTCGCTAAGCAGACGATGAAGGATGCAGACGTTCCTGTTATTCCAGGTTCGGATGGCTTGGTCGAGGATCTTGATGAAGCAATTCGCGTTGCTCGTGAGATCGGTTATCCGGTCATCATCAAAGCGACTGCGGGTGGCGGTGGACGCGGTATTCGACTCGCTGAAAACGAGGAGATGCTCGTTCGTGAAATAACGACTGCACAACAAGAAGCACAAAAAGCATTCGGTAATGCAGGCGTTTACCTTGAAAAATACTTGACCGGAATGAAGCATGTAGAAATTCAAATTATCGCCGATCAGCACGGTAACGTTGCCCATCTAGGTGAGCGCGATTGCTCCGTGCAACGTCGTCGTCAGAAATTGATCGAGGAAGCACCTTGTCCAGTGATGACGCCAGAACTTCGTGAACGTATGGGTCAAGCATCCGTAAGAGCGGCGAAGGCTGTAAATTACTCAGGTGCGGGTACGATTGAATACTTGCTCGGTCCAGATGGTCAGTTTTATTTTATGGAAATGAATACACGTATTCAGGTTGAGCATCCGGTGACAGAGATGATTACCGGTATTGATCTCATTAAAGAAATGATTGCAATCGCAGAGGGCGCACCACTCTCGTTCAAGCAAGAGGACGTTAAGCTGAACGGTTGGGCAATTGAATGCCGGATTAACGCAGAAGATTCAGAACGAAACTTCATGCCTTCTCCGGGAAGAATTGGGTTTTACCTGCCACCTGGAGGTCCAGGCGTCAGAGTCGATAGTGGGGCGTATTCTCAATATATGATTTCGCCGCATTATGATTCGATGATTGCAAAGTTGATCGTATGGGCGCCTACGCGTGATGAAGCAATCGCTAGAACTCGTCGTGCGTTAAGCGAATATATGATAGAAGGTATTAAAACAACGATTCCATTCCATCAGAAGTTACTCAATCATCCGATCTTCAACAAAGGCACTTTTGATATTATGTTCTTAGAAAATTATGATATCAATGGAGTTCAAGAGAAGGTTGGGAACGAAGTTTTTGAGATCTAA